From a region of the Methylocystis hirsuta genome:
- a CDS encoding IS630 family transposase (programmed frameshift), translated as MKRYAVRLSGEERAHLEAMLRKGKHGAKTLVKAHILLKADVSEAGEGLSDGEIIEQLETSASMVYRVRKQLVEEGFAAVLTRKPHTRPSVPRIFDGEKEARLIALSCSTPPKGYARWTLRLLEKKVVELEIVETASDSTIGRVLKKHSKPHRKQQWVIPPQADASFVAAMEDVLDVYQRPHDPARPVVCLDETSKQLLKETRAPIAMRKGQPRRVDYEYERNGTASIFMIFAPLEGRRDAIVTERHTAIDYAHALKHVADEMFPRAEKIVLVQDNLNTHKPASLYQAFAPQEARRLTERFEWHYTPKHGSWLDMAESELSVLSSQCLDRRIGDLATLRDEVAAWVAARNKHQAKADWQFTADDARVKLKSLYPIFPFKIVESAH; from the exons GTGAAGCGGTATGCGGTGCGCTTGAGCGGCGAGGAGCGGGCGCATCTGGAAGCCATGCTGCGCAAGGGCAAGCATGGGGCGAAGACGCTGGTAAAGGCTCATATTTTGCTGAAGGCGGACGTTTCCGAGGCGGGCGAAGGCTTGAGCGACGGCGAGATCATCGAACAATTGGAGACGAGCGCGTCGATGGTCTATCGGGTGCGCAAGCAGCTCGTAGAGGAAGGCTTCGCCGCGGTCTTGACGCGCAAGCCGCACACGCGTCCCTCCGTGCCGCGGATTTTTGACGGCGAGAAGGAAGCCAGGCTGATAGCCTTGTCCTGCTCGACGCCGCCGAAAGGCTATGCGCGCTGGACGTTGCGGCTGCTGGAAAAGAAAGTCGTCGAGCTCGAAATCGTCGAGACGGCGAGCGACAGCACGATCGGTCGTGTCTTAAAAAAACATTCT AAACCCCATCGCAAGCAGCAGTGGGTGATTCCCCCGCAGGCCGACGCCAGCTTCGTCGCGGCGATGGAGGACGTGCTCGACGTTTATCAGCGTCCGCATGATCCCGCGCGGCCGGTGGTCTGTCTCGACGAAACCTCGAAGCAGCTGTTGAAGGAGACACGCGCGCCCATTGCAATGCGGAAAGGCCAGCCGCGGCGTGTCGATTATGAATATGAGCGCAACGGAACCGCCAGCATCTTCATGATCTTCGCGCCGCTCGAGGGACGGCGGGATGCCATCGTAACCGAGCGTCACACGGCGATCGATTACGCCCATGCGCTCAAGCATGTGGCGGACGAGATGTTTCCACGCGCCGAAAAGATCGTACTCGTCCAGGACAATCTGAACACGCACAAGCCTGCGTCGCTTTACCAGGCATTTGCGCCGCAGGAAGCGCGCCGCCTGACCGAGCGCTTCGAATGGCATTACACGCCGAAGCACGGAAGCTGGCTCGACATGGCAGAGAGCGAGCTCAGCGTTCTCTCCTCGCAATGTCTCGACCGGCGTATCGGCGATTTGGCCACCCTGCGCGACGAGGTCGCGGCCTGGGTCGCCGCCCGCAACAAGCATCAAGCCAAGGCCGACTGGCAGTTCACAGCCGACGACGCCCGCGTCAAACTCAAATCCCTCTACCCAATCTTCCCGTTCAAAATCGTTGAATCGGCCCACTAG